The following are encoded in a window of Cervus canadensis isolate Bull #8, Minnesota chromosome 11, ASM1932006v1, whole genome shotgun sequence genomic DNA:
- the LOC122449839 gene encoding olfactory receptor 2D2: MRQTNQTQVTEFLLLGLSDDQHTQELLFTLFLGVYLATVLGNLLLMFLIQADSQLHTPMYFFLCNLSLADLCFSTNVVPQALAHLLSRRKVISFTRCAAQLLLFLIFGCTQCALLAVMACDRQVAICNPLHYPSTMTWRVCIQLAAGSWTSGILVSVVDTTFTLRLPYQGSNNIAHFFCEAPAILILASTDTHTSEMVIFLMGIVILLIPVSLILVSYGRIIVTVVRMRSTEGKLKAFSTCGSHLVVVILFYGSGIVTYMTPKSYKEQEKLVSVFYAMVTPMLNPLIYSLRNKDVKGALRKVATRNFPCRFGVFH, encoded by the coding sequence ATGAGACAGACAAATCAGACGCAGGTGACAGAATTCCTCCTTCTGGGACTCTCTGATGACCAACACACCCAAGAGCTGCTCTTCACCTTATTCCTGGGTGTCTACCTGGCCACCGTGCTTGGAAATCTGCTTCTCATGTTCCTTATTCAGGCTGACTCTCAGCTTCACACacccatgtatttttttctctgcaatCTGTCTCTGGCTGACCTCTGTTTCTCTACCAACGTCGTTCCTCAAGCCCTAGCCCACCTGCTCTCCAGAAGGAAAGTGATTTCATTCACACGCTGTGCAGCTCAGCTTCTACTATTCCTCATTTTCGGGTGTACACAGTGTGCCCTGTTGGCGGTGATGGCCTGTGATCGACAGGTGGCTATCTGCAACCCTCTGCATTACCCTAGCACCATGACCTGGAGGGTGTGCATCCAGCTGGCTGCAGGATCATGGACCAGTGGCATTCTGGTGTCTGTGGTGGACACCACCTTCACACTAAGGCTGCCCTACCAAGGCAGCAATAATATTGCTCATTTCTTTTGTGAGGCCCCTGCAATTTTGATCCTGGCATCCACAGACACCCACACTTCAGAGATGGTCATTTTCCTCATGGGGATTGTGATTCTCCTCATACCGGTTTCTCTAATCCTGGTATCCTATGGCCGCATCATAGTGACTGTGGTCAGGATGAGGTCAACTGAGGGCAAGCTCAAGGCATTCTCAACCTGTGGCTCCCATCTCGTGGTGGTCATCCTTTTTTATGGGTCAGGAATTGTCACCTACATGACACCAAAGTcttacaaagaacaggaaaagctgGTATCTGTGTTCTATGCAATGGTGACCCCCATGCTTAATCCCctcatctacagcctgaggaacaagGATGTGAAGGGAGCTCTGAGGAAAGTAGCCACAAGGAATTTCCCATGCAGGTTTGGAGTCTTCCACTGA
- the LOC122449848 gene encoding LOW QUALITY PROTEIN: olfactory receptor 10A4-like (The sequence of the model RefSeq protein was modified relative to this genomic sequence to represent the inferred CDS: inserted 2 bases in 1 codon) codes for MMWGNWTVVSEFVLVSFSSLSSQLQALLFLLFLTIYLVTLVGNVLIILVTTADSALQSPMYFFLRNLSFLEIGFNXVITQDTTISFPGCATQMYFFFFFGAAECCLLATMAYDRYVAICDPLRYPVIMGRRACGQLAAASWFSGFPVATVQTTWIFSFPFCGPNRVNHFFCDSPPVIALVCADTSLFELEALTATVLFILFPFLLILASYVRILSTIFRMPSAEGKHKAFSTCSSHLLVVSLFYSTAILTYFRLWSSNFPEGKKLLSLFYTVVTPMLNPIIYSLRNSEVKAALRRAIRRTLGFQQL; via the exons ATGATGTGGGGAAACTGGACGGTTGTCAGTGAGTTTGTTCTTGTGAGCTTCTCATCCCTGTCCTCTCAGCTACAAGCTctgttgtttctcctttttttgacCATTTACCTTGTTACCCTGGTGGGAAATGTCCTCATAATCCTGGTTACTACAGCTGACTCTGCCCTCCAAAGTCctatgtacttcttcctcaggaACTTGTCTTTCCTGGAGATAGGTTTCAA TGTGATCACCCAGGACACAACCATCTCCTTCCCTGGCTGTGCTACCCAGAtgtacttcttcttcttcttcggAGCTGCTGAGTGCTGCCTGCTGGCCACCATGGCGtatgaccgctacgtggccatctgtGACCCTTTGCGCTATCCAGTCATCATGGGTCGCAGGGCCTGTGGCCAGCTGGCAGCTGCCTCCTGGTTCTCAGGATTCCCGGTGGCTACTGTGCAAACCACATGGATTTTCAGCTTCCCTTTTTGTGGCCCCAACAGGGTgaaccacttcttctgtgacagCCCCCCTGTGATCGCACTGGTCTGTGCTGATACCTCTCTGTTTGAACTGGAAGCTCTAACAGCTACTGTCCTATTCatcctcttccctttcttgttGATCCTGGCATCCTATGTCCGCATCCTCTCCACTATCTTCAGGATGCCCTCAGCCGAGGGGAAGCAcaaggccttctccacctgctcctcccacctgctGGTTGTCTCCCTCTTCTACAGCACTGCCATCCTCACATACTTTCGACTCTGGTCCAGCAACTTTCCTGAGGGCAAGAAGCTGTTGTCACTCTTCTACACCGTGGTGACTCCCATGTTGAACCCCATCATCTACAGCTTGAGGAATAGTGAAGTAAAGGCTGCATTAAGGCGGGCCATCCGCAGGACCCTGGGCTTTCAGCAACTATGA
- the LOC122449834 gene encoding olfactory receptor 10A5, which produces MAEGNWTRVSEFILLSFSSLPTEIQSVLFLTFLVIYLVTLLGNSLIILVTLADPMLHSPMYFFLRNLSFLEIGFNLVIVPKMLGTLVAQDTTISFLGCATQMYFFFFFGVSECFLLATMAYDRYVAICSPLHYPVIMNPRTRAKLAAVSWFPGIPVATVQTTWLFSFPFCGINKVNHFFCDSPPVLRLVCADTARFEVYAIVGTILVVMIPCLLILCSYTRIAAAILKIPSAKGKHKAFSTCSSHLLVVSLFYVSLSLVYFRPKSNNSPESKKVLSLSYTVVTPMLNPIIYSLRNNEVKNALGRTFHKALGLRNCIP; this is translated from the coding sequence ATGGCTGAAGGAAACTGGACAAGAGTGAGTGAATTTATCCTCCTGAGTTTCTCTTCCTTACCTACTGAAATACAGTCAGTGCTCTTCCTGACATTTCTGGTCATCTACCTGGTCACTCTGCTGGGAAACAGCCTCATCATTCTGGTTACCTTGGCTGACCCCATGCTGCACagccccatgtacttcttcctcaggaACTTGTCCTTTTTAGAGATTGGCTTCAACCTGGTCATTGTGCCCAAGATGCTGGGGACCCTGGTTGCCCAGGACACAACCATCTCCTTTCTTGGCTGTGCCACTCAgatgtatttcttcttcttctttggggTTTCTGAATGCTTCCTCCTGGCcaccatggcctatgaccgctatgtagCCATCTGCAGTCCCTTGCACTACCCAGTCATCATGAATCCAAGGACACGTGCCAAACTGGCAGCTGTCTCCTGGTTTCCAGGCATTCCTGTAGCTACTGTGCAGACCACGTGGCTCTTCAGCTTTCCATTCTGTGGCATCAACAAGGTgaaccacttcttctgtgacagCCCGCCTGTGCTGAGGCTGGTCTGTGCAGACACAGCACGGTTTGAGGTCTATGCCATCGTTGGAACCATTCTGGTTGTCATGATACCCTGTTTGCTGATCCTATGTTCCTACACTCGCATTGCTGCTGCCATCCTGAAGATTCCATCGGCCAAGGGGAAGCATAAAGCCTTCTCTACCTGCTCCTCTCACCTGCTCGTCGTCTCCCTTTTCTACGTATCTTTAAGCCTCGTCTACTTCCGCCCTAAGTCCAATAATTCTCCTGAGAGCAAGAAAGTGCTCTCACTGTCCTACACTGTTGTGACTCCCATGCTGAACCCTATCATCTACAGCCTGAGAAATAATGAGGTGAAGAATGCCCTTGGTCGGACCTTCCACAAGGCCCTAGGCCTTAGAAACTGCATCCCATAA